One window of the Pieris brassicae chromosome 4, ilPieBrab1.1, whole genome shotgun sequence genome contains the following:
- the LOC123708814 gene encoding sugar transporter SWEET1, translating into MEALSNILQPYKAIVGTVAAVVTIGQMFSGSFLCYDIYKQKGTKGVGIMPFIGGLVMSVLNLKYGFILRDDTMIQVNFVGCAINIVYLMIYFNYSAQKGLVWAQIGAGGAISAALIGYSEYEDPKLIETRFGTIITAFMFYLIASPLFNLKTIIKNKSTEGMPFPIIMSGSVVTFTWLLYGIILNNSFLVLQNVVAVMLCSVQLALFAIYPSKPKGKERKPKAKKVD; encoded by the exons atggaagcACTATCCAATATTTTGCAGCCGTACAAGGCTATTGTCGGCACAGTGGCTGCTGTAGTCACTATTGGACAAATGTTCTCAGGATCATTTCTGTGCTATGACATTTATAAGCAGAAGGGCACTAAAGGAGTGGGTATCATGCCATTTATTGGTGGTTTAGTTAT gagcgtgttaaatttaaaatacggcTTCATTCTACGCGACGATACAATGATTCAAGTGAATTTTGTGGGTTGCGCCATAAACATTGTCTACCTCATGATTTATTTCAACTACTCGGCCCAGAAGGGGCTTGTTTGGGCCCAAATTGGGGCCGGTGGGGCTATCTCGGCAGCTCTAATCGGATACTCCGAGTACGAAGACCCCAAACTTATTGAAACACGTTTTGGAACTATTATAACAGCGTTCATGTTCTATTTGATTGCTTCTCCGTTGTTTAATTTG aaaaccataattaaaaacaagagCACAGAAGGTATGCCCTTCCCGATAATCATGTCTGGTAGCGTGGTCACCTTCACATGGCTACTCTATGGAATTATACTGAACAACTCGTTCCTTGTG cTCCAAAATGTAGTAGCTGTCATGCTGTGTTCTGTTCAATTGGCCCTCTTTGCGATTTATCCATCGAAGCCCAAAGGAAAGGAGAGGAAACCTAAAGCCAAGAAAGTAGACTAA